The Desulfuromonas versatilis genome has a segment encoding these proteins:
- a CDS encoding DUF3187 family protein, with protein MTRLLHALCAALLCASLLPLPAFALELYPLGTSNQSPLVQLFGLPYPETSRVLDQGRFAAALTLDAASNFTESQTATEEIVLDGETYRYTLALRYGLGGRAELGLDIPYLSQSGGFLDGFIEDWHSTFSLPQGGRSEAEDDQLNFTYREAGVTAFSRTEAADGLGDIRLSGALQLTRQDWGSPATSALRLSLKLPTGDSDRLFGSGGYDLSLAISGQKLLSPGDGGLGLFGTLGAMAMSEGDVLGDKQRRVAGFANLGLAWAALDWLHLKLQLDGHTAFFGDSDLDEIAADSAQLVMGGTLALTDATGLDLAVVEDIVVDSAPDVVFHLALRHWF; from the coding sequence CACCAGCAACCAGAGCCCCCTGGTACAGCTCTTCGGCCTGCCCTACCCCGAGACCTCCCGGGTACTCGACCAGGGCCGGTTCGCCGCCGCCCTCACCCTGGACGCCGCCAGCAATTTCACGGAAAGCCAGACGGCGACCGAGGAGATCGTCCTGGACGGCGAAACCTACCGCTACACCCTGGCCCTGCGCTACGGGCTGGGCGGCCGCGCCGAGTTGGGGCTGGACATCCCTTACCTCAGCCAGAGCGGGGGCTTTCTGGACGGCTTCATCGAGGACTGGCATTCCACCTTCAGCCTCCCTCAGGGCGGGCGCAGCGAGGCCGAGGACGACCAGTTGAACTTTACCTACCGCGAGGCGGGCGTCACCGCCTTCAGCCGCACCGAAGCCGCCGACGGCCTGGGCGATATCCGCCTGAGCGGCGCGCTGCAGCTGACCCGCCAGGACTGGGGCAGCCCCGCCACCAGCGCCCTGCGATTGAGCCTCAAGCTGCCCACCGGCGACAGTGACCGCCTTTTCGGCAGCGGTGGATACGACCTCTCCCTGGCCATTTCCGGCCAGAAGCTTCTGTCCCCGGGCGACGGCGGCCTGGGCCTGTTCGGCACCCTCGGGGCCATGGCCATGAGCGAAGGCGACGTGCTCGGCGACAAGCAGCGCCGGGTCGCCGGTTTCGCCAACCTCGGCCTGGCCTGGGCGGCGCTCGACTGGCTGCATCTGAAACTGCAGCTCGACGGCCACACGGCGTTTTTCGGGGACAGCGACCTGGACGAGATCGCCGCCGACTCGGCGCAGCTGGTGATGGGCGGGACCCTGGCCCTCACCGATGCCACCGGTCTCGACCTGGCCGTGGTCGAGGACATCGTCGTCGACAGCGCCCCCGACGTGGTCTTTCACCTGGCCCTTCGCCACTGGTTCTAG